The following proteins are encoded in a genomic region of Pseudodesulfovibrio mercurii:
- a CDS encoding YIP1 family protein has translation MDVMRSPARYFERVAAEPGSRRALIFLMISGLFYCSVSMAYFFENSLAMGIVMMLNAILMPAFGAVITFILIGMTGQERVPFGRIFNIYAYASGAVMVISWIPGLAIVMEPVRAVLIGVGLHKAAGVGKVRAALLIILTAVVLLLFFWSAAPMIVELKQLFH, from the coding sequence ATGGACGTCATGCGCTCGCCCGCGCGCTACTTCGAGCGGGTCGCGGCCGAGCCGGGCTCCCGGCGGGCGCTCATCTTCCTGATGATCTCGGGCCTGTTCTACTGCTCGGTGAGCATGGCCTACTTCTTCGAGAACTCCCTGGCCATGGGCATCGTCATGATGCTCAACGCCATCCTCATGCCCGCCTTCGGCGCGGTCATCACCTTCATCCTGATCGGGATGACCGGTCAGGAACGCGTGCCCTTCGGACGCATCTTCAACATCTACGCATACGCCAGCGGCGCGGTCATGGTCATCTCCTGGATACCGGGCCTGGCCATCGTCATGGAGCCGGTGCGGGCCGTGCTCATCGGCGTGGGCCTGCACAAGGCGGCCGGGGTGGGCAAGGTCCGGGCGGCCCTGCTCATCATCCTGACCGCCGTGGTCCTGCTCCTCTTCTTCTGGAGCGCCGCGCCCATGATCGTCGAACTGAAGCAATTGTTCCACTAG
- a CDS encoding response regulator yields MQKIRLLLVDDETDFLNAYARRFARRNVETTLAASGQEAIDLVRDDEFDVVVMDVMMPGMSGLETLRRLKAIKPDLPVIILTGHADSRVLIEGMDMGAFDFLLKPVGTDELYFKVLDAVRTRRRGQP; encoded by the coding sequence ATGCAAAAGATTCGTCTGCTCCTGGTCGATGACGAAACCGATTTCCTGAACGCCTACGCCCGCCGCTTCGCGCGCCGGAACGTGGAGACCACCCTGGCCGCCAGCGGCCAGGAGGCCATCGACCTCGTCCGCGACGACGAGTTCGACGTGGTCGTCATGGACGTGATGATGCCGGGCATGAGCGGGCTCGAGACCCTGCGGCGGCTCAAAGCCATCAAGCCGGACCTGCCGGTCATCATCCTGACCGGCCACGCCGATTCCCGGGTGCTCATCGAGGGTATGGACATGGGGGCCTTCGACTTCCTGCTCAAGCCCGTGGGCACCGACGAGCTCTATTTCAAGGTGCTGGACGCCGTCCGCACCCGCCGTCGCGGCCAACCGTAG
- a CDS encoding PEP/pyruvate-binding domain-containing protein, translating to MKTALKTLFHFIHGNPEGKREAVEKFLNKSEDFRLLLSANGKALELMAEMTDAARSGQPSGITRVRAFSVMVASSVRQMIERLCRMAPGRYDGLREAFNEIVRDMDQAFSGPAKGPLGPPVIRMRDVRAIDLPETGSKVAMLGEIRAELGAVVPRGFAITASAFRLFMQSTGLDDEINRLIQIHDGTTLEELSDLAAGIRQAIDMAPMPRELEEAVREQCARLGDIRFAVRSSALGEDSEQTGFAGQFISKLGIKPAQVTDAYRAVISSMYSATAITYVRNRGLREDEMVMAAGCMEMINAVAGGVVYTRPPVGGDADTLIINAVPGLPCAVVDGSSLADSWTVDRGTGRIVSRDIAEKEIRFVLTSGGQVRKEKLYGGRELEPAISDHDAERLAALALRIEEHFGHPQDIEWARDRDGLIVILQCRPLTICEETAELPAEDEESRGLAILSGCIPASPGAAAGYVVKVETDEDMFRFPDGAVLLARNARPQLSALLPRAAALVAEFGSSVGHLANVAREYAVPALIGAPGAVERLSGVGVITVNGTNGTIYLGRRKRMIEREARPAAKMRTTDVGLALERVLKFITPLNLTDPESPDFRPEGCRSMHDITRFCHEKAVHEMFTPGERPVTGARRLAGQQAMQYWLVDIGGGTAGADGNGSRRNITIEDVRSSPMRALWYGMMAVPWEGPPPPRMDGFMSVMTNAAQNPALVAGARNDMGERNYFIVGGHYCNLQSRFGFHFCTIEGFAGDDPNVNYALFQFKGGGASMDRRHLRARLVSEVLEKRGFIAEIREDSLFARLEGVGRPVVEQAMAMLGYLLMHTRQIDMSMADPAMVVRYRDKFEADIEELLEGLPGELREAGCAA from the coding sequence ATGAAGACCGCGCTCAAGACCCTGTTCCACTTCATCCACGGCAATCCCGAGGGAAAGCGTGAAGCGGTTGAAAAGTTCCTCAACAAGTCCGAAGACTTCCGACTTCTGCTCTCGGCCAACGGCAAGGCCCTGGAGCTCATGGCCGAGATGACGGACGCGGCCCGGTCGGGCCAGCCGTCCGGGATCACCCGGGTGCGGGCGTTCAGCGTCATGGTCGCCTCCAGCGTCCGCCAGATGATCGAACGCCTCTGCCGCATGGCCCCCGGCCGGTACGATGGCCTGCGCGAGGCCTTCAACGAGATCGTCCGGGACATGGACCAGGCCTTTTCCGGCCCGGCCAAGGGCCCGCTCGGTCCCCCGGTCATCCGCATGCGCGACGTGCGCGCCATCGACCTGCCCGAGACCGGCTCCAAGGTAGCCATGCTCGGCGAGATCCGGGCCGAACTCGGCGCGGTGGTGCCGCGCGGCTTCGCCATCACGGCCTCGGCCTTCCGCCTATTCATGCAGTCCACGGGGTTGGACGACGAGATCAACCGGCTCATCCAGATTCATGACGGGACCACCCTGGAGGAGCTGAGCGATCTGGCCGCGGGCATCCGCCAGGCCATCGACATGGCCCCCATGCCCCGCGAACTGGAAGAGGCCGTGCGCGAACAGTGCGCCCGCCTGGGCGACATCCGCTTCGCCGTGCGCTCGAGCGCGCTGGGCGAGGACTCGGAACAAACCGGGTTCGCCGGACAGTTCATCTCCAAGCTCGGCATCAAGCCCGCCCAGGTGACCGACGCCTACCGCGCGGTCATCTCGAGCATGTATTCGGCCACGGCCATCACCTACGTGCGCAACCGGGGGTTGCGCGAGGACGAAATGGTCATGGCCGCCGGATGCATGGAGATGATCAACGCCGTGGCCGGCGGGGTGGTCTACACCCGGCCCCCGGTGGGCGGCGACGCGGACACGCTGATCATCAACGCCGTGCCCGGCCTGCCCTGCGCCGTGGTGGACGGCAGCTCCCTGGCCGACTCCTGGACCGTGGACCGAGGGACCGGCAGGATCGTGAGCCGCGACATCGCCGAAAAGGAAATCCGCTTCGTGCTGACCTCGGGCGGACAGGTGCGCAAGGAAAAGCTCTACGGCGGCCGCGAACTGGAACCGGCCATCTCGGACCACGACGCCGAGCGGCTGGCCGCCCTGGCCCTGCGCATCGAGGAGCACTTCGGCCACCCCCAGGACATCGAGTGGGCCCGCGACCGCGACGGGCTGATCGTCATTTTGCAGTGCCGTCCCCTGACCATCTGCGAGGAGACGGCCGAGCTTCCGGCCGAGGACGAGGAGAGCCGGGGGCTGGCCATCCTGTCCGGCTGCATCCCGGCCAGCCCGGGCGCTGCCGCGGGCTACGTGGTCAAGGTCGAGACGGACGAGGACATGTTCCGCTTCCCGGACGGCGCGGTCCTGCTGGCCCGCAACGCCCGGCCGCAGCTGTCCGCCCTGCTGCCGCGCGCCGCCGCCCTGGTGGCCGAGTTCGGCAGCTCCGTGGGCCACCTGGCCAACGTGGCCAGGGAATACGCCGTGCCCGCGCTCATCGGCGCGCCCGGCGCGGTGGAGCGGCTGTCCGGCGTTGGCGTGATCACGGTCAACGGGACCAACGGGACCATCTACCTGGGACGGCGCAAGCGGATGATCGAGCGGGAGGCCCGCCCGGCGGCCAAGATGCGCACCACGGACGTGGGGCTGGCCCTGGAACGGGTCCTCAAGTTCATCACCCCGCTCAACCTGACCGACCCCGAGTCCCCGGACTTCCGGCCCGAGGGGTGCCGGTCCATGCACGACATAACGAGGTTCTGCCACGAAAAGGCGGTCCACGAGATGTTCACCCCGGGCGAGCGACCCGTGACGGGCGCGCGCAGGCTGGCCGGACAGCAGGCCATGCAGTACTGGCTGGTGGACATCGGCGGAGGCACCGCGGGCGCCGACGGGAACGGGTCCCGCCGGAACATCACCATCGAGGACGTCCGGTCCAGCCCCATGCGCGCCCTGTGGTACGGCATGATGGCCGTGCCCTGGGAGGGCCCGCCGCCCCCGCGCATGGACGGGTTCATGTCGGTCATGACCAACGCGGCCCAGAACCCGGCCCTGGTGGCCGGGGCGCGCAACGACATGGGCGAGCGCAACTACTTCATCGTGGGCGGCCACTACTGCAACCTGCAATCCCGGTTCGGCTTCCACTTCTGCACCATCGAGGGATTCGCGGGCGACGACCCCAACGTCAACTACGCCCTGTTCCAGTTCAAGGGAGGCGGGGCGAGCATGGACCGCCGCCACCTGCGCGCGCGCCTGGTGTCCGAGGTCCTGGAAAAGCGCGGCTTCATCGCCGAAATCCGCGAGGACTCCCTGTTCGCGCGGCTGGAGGGCGTGGGCCGCCCGGTGGTGGAGCAGGCCATGGCCATGCTCGGCTACCTGCTCATGCACACCCGGCAGATCGACATGTCCATGGCCGACCCGGCCATGGTCGTCCGCTACCGCGACAAGTTCGAGGCGGACATCGAGGAACTGCTGGAAGGATTGCCCGGCGAGCTGCGGGAAGCGGGGTGCGCGGCATGA